Proteins found in one Salvelinus alpinus chromosome 11, SLU_Salpinus.1, whole genome shotgun sequence genomic segment:
- the LOC139534692 gene encoding inhibitor of growth protein 2-like — translation MLGHNHYPNVEKSQLVSYVEDYLECVESLPLDIQRNVSLLREIDSKYQEVLKEVDDVYERYQGERDVAQRKRLQIQLQRALISSQELGDEKIHVVTQMTELVENRSRQMDSHSLCLQEPSEASERERVVTERRSGSVQEAAVSTPAERSSTRRPRRQRNSESRDANHASGNGTVMEDPVDELPMQPREKRSKSAKKKKRKAKQERDASPVEFTIDPNEPTYCLCEQVSYGEMIGCDNDACPIEWFHFSCVGLTYKPKGKWFCPKCRGDNEKTMDKSLDKNKKDRRSR, via the exons ATGTTAGGTCATAATCATTACCCAAACGTAGAAAAGTCACAACTGGTCAGCTATGTGGAGGATTATTTGGAATGTGTTGAATCCCTGCCTTTGGATATACAAAGAAACGTCTCTCTGCTACGAGAAATTGACTCAAAGTATCAAG AGGTCCTGAAGGAGGTTGATGATGTCTATGAGCGCTACCAGGGCGAGCGGGATGTGGCACAGCGTAAGAGGCTTCAGATCCAGCTGCAGCGGGCCCTCATCAGCAGCCAGGAGCTGGGCGACGAGAAGATCCATGTGGTCACCCAGATGACTGAGCTGGTAGAGAACCGTTCCCGCCAGATGGactcccactccctctgtctccaggAGCCCAGTGAGGCCAGCGAGCGGGAGCGGGTCGTCACCGAGCGGCGCTCCGGTTCCGTTCAGGAGGCGGCGGTGTCCACACCTGCCGAGCGCTCCTCCACCCGCCGGCCGAGACGCCAGCGCAACAGCGAGAGCCGTGACGCCAACCACGCCTCGGGGAACGGAACAGTGATGGAAGACCCGGTGGACGAGCTGCCTATGCAGCCGCGGGAGAAGAGGTCAAAGTCGGCCAAGAAGAAGAAGCGCAAGGCCAAACAGGAGCGCGACGCCTCGCCCGTGGAGTTCACCATCGACCCCAACGAGCCCACCTACTGCCTGTGCGAGCAGGTGTCCTACGGTGAGATGATTGGCTGCGACAACGACGCGTGCCCCATCGAGTGGTTCCACTTCTCCTGCGTGGGGCTCACCTACAAGCCCAAGGGGAAGTGGTTCTGTCCCAAGTGTAGAGGGGACAACGAAAAGACTATGGACAAAAGCCTGGATAAGAACAAAAAGGACAGGAGGTCCAGGTAG
- the cd68 gene encoding macrosialin, which produces MKKVLLFVFILCAIVSALASAQEDTKRSKPSATVFPPSEFDATSNTTSTTTSPALSTTEPPTNTTTAASTTANTTTAASTTANTTTAASTTANTTTAAPTTANATTAAPTTANATTAAPTTANATTAAPTTANATTANTTTAALTTTHAPTTTATPKPEPTPAANLTVGNYTLKSDKSLCVMAQLALQIRVEDTGKKGVFIVQPLKTSVAGGCEKSTANFTLTFKEGFITFMFNKNTTQNAVYVDTVSFYLSYPLTSGDNGKMSPPYAAKNGSLDLFLAKVGHSYSCKSESVFMGNGLYLDVTQDRIQAFNITKEWDFGTSDPCSADRPADYRVAIAVGIVLLILIIIVVVAYLLSRRKRSDGYQSL; this is translated from the exons ATGAAGAAGGTACTTCTGTTCGTGTTTATACTCTGCGCTATTGTCTCAG CGCTGGCATCTGCTCAAGAGGACACCAAAAGATCCAAACCGTCTGCAACTGTCTTCCCACCCTCTGAGTTTGACGCCACGTCCAACACTACCTCTACTACAACTTCGCCTGCATTATCCACCACAGAACCCCCAACTAATACCACCACAGCTGCCTCCACAACAGCCAATACCACCACAGCTGCCTCCACAACAGCCAATACCACCACAGCTGCCTCCACAACAGCCAATACCACCACAGCTGCCCCCACAACAGCCAATGCCACCACAGCTGCCCCCACAACAGCCAATGCCACCACAGCTGCCCCCACAACAGCCAATGCCACCACAGCTGCCCCCACAACAGCCAATGCCACCACAGCCAATACTACCACAGCTGCCCTCACCACCACACATGCTCCCACCACTACTGCCACTCCAAAACCGGAGCCCACCCCTGCTGCTAACCTGACCGTGGGAAACTACACTCTCAAGTCGGACAAGAGTCTGTGTGTGATGGCTCAGCTGGCCCTACAGATCAGAGTGGAAGACACTGGAAAG AAGGGAGTGTTCATCGTTCAACCATTGAAGACAAGTGTTGCAGGGGGTTGTGAGAAATCCACGGCCAACTTCACCCTCACGTTCAAGGAGGGCTTCATCACCTTCATGTTTAATAAG AACACCACCCAAAATGCTGTCTATGTCGACACTGTTTCTTTCTATCTTTCCTACCCGTTAACATCTGGAG ACAACGGCAAAATGTCTCCACCCTACGCCGCCAAAAACGGGTCACTGGATCTCTTCCTCGCTAAGGTTGGCCACTCCTACTCCTGCAAGAGCGAATCAGTTTTCATGGGAAACGGGCTCTATCTGGATGTCACCCAGGACAGGATACAGGCCTTCAACATCACCAAGGAGTGGGACTTTGGCACAT CTGACCCCTGCTCAGCCGACAGACCTGCCGACTACCGCGTGGCCATTGCTGTGGGGATTGTCCTCCTTATCCTCATCATCATCGTGGTGGTGGCCTATCTCCTGAGCAGGCGAAAAAGATCAGATGGCTACCAGTCCCTCTAA